From the Nitrospinota bacterium genome, one window contains:
- a CDS encoding YlxR family protein: MKKKFQRTCIGCKKTSDKSNLIRIVKTPDRNIKIDVDKKLPGRGAYICPNTNCIELALKNRFLDKVFKDEVLKPNKRDFFESIKE; the protein is encoded by the coding sequence ATGAAGAAAAAGTTTCAAAGAACTTGTATAGGATGTAAAAAAACTTCAGATAAATCAAATTTAATTAGGATTGTTAAGACCCCGGATAGAAATATTAAAATCGATGTAGATAAGAAACTACCGGGGAGGGGTGCATATATATGTCCAAATACAAATTGTATCGAGTTAGCTTTAAAAAATAGATTTTTAGACAAGGTTTTTAAAGATGAAGTATTAAAACCAAATAAAAGAGATTTCTTTGAAAGTATAAAAGAATAA